One genomic segment of Streptomyces sp. TLI_146 includes these proteins:
- the infB gene encoding translation initiation factor IF-2, with protein sequence MAKVRVYELAKEFGVESKVVMAKLQELGEFVRSASSTIEAPVVRKLTDALQGPGGNAGKSAAKPSAPRKATPAKPAAPSPAQAARPAAPKPGAPAPKPAAAEAPKSSTPSTAPAPGPRPGPKPAPAKPAPAAPVPAAEFSAPAAQAPAPQQQAPRPAGATPGPRPAARPAASGGQGERQGGQGARPGGAPRPAAGERAPRPGGARPAGPRPGNNPFTSGGSTGMARPQTPRPGGGAPRPGGAGAPGGAPRPQGGPGGAPRPQGQGAPRPTPGGMPRPQGGAPRPGGAPGGGGNRPNPGMMPQRPAAGPRPGGGPGGRGPGGPGGRPGGAGRPAGGGFAGRPAGPGGGGRPGGGGGFGGRPGGGGGAPGGGGGFGGGRPGFAGRPGGPGGRGGTQGAFGRPGGPARRGRKSKRQRRQEYEAMQAPSVGGVMLPRGNGETVRLSRGASLTDFAEKINANPASLVAVMMNLGEMVTATQSVSDETLQLLAGEMNYQVQIVSPEEEDRELLESFDIEFGEDEGGEEYLVARPPVVTVMGHVDHGKTRLLDAIRKTNVVAGEAGGITQHIGAYQVGTEVNGEERKITFIDTPGHEAFTAMRARGAKSTDIAILVVAANDGVMPQTIEALNHAKAAGVPIVVAVNKIDVEGADPVKVRGQLTEFGLVAEEYGGDTMFVDISAKQGLHIDSLLEAVVLTADASLDLRANPEQDAQGIAIEAHLDRGRGAVATVLVQRGTLRVGDTMVAGDAYGRVRAMLDDKGENVEEAGPSTPVLVLGLTNVPGAGDNFLVVDEDRTARQIAEKRAARERNAAFAKRTRRVSLEDLDKVLKAGLVQDLNIIIKGDASGAVEALESSLLQLDVGEEVDIRILHRGVGAVTESDIDLAMGSDAIVIGYNVRAAGRAAQMAEREGVDVRYYSVIYQAIEEIEAALKGMLKPEYEEVELGTAEIREVFRSSKLGNIAGVLIRSGEVKRNTKARLLRDGKVIAENLNIEGLRRFKDDVTEIREGFEGGINLGNFNDIKIDDVIATYEMREKPRG encoded by the coding sequence GTGGCTAAGGTCCGGGTATACGAACTCGCCAAGGAGTTCGGGGTGGAGAGCAAGGTCGTCATGGCCAAGCTCCAAGAACTCGGTGAATTCGTCCGTTCGGCGTCCTCGACGATCGAGGCGCCTGTTGTACGCAAGCTGACCGACGCTTTGCAGGGGCCCGGTGGTAACGCCGGCAAGTCCGCTGCCAAGCCGAGCGCGCCCCGCAAGGCGACGCCTGCCAAGCCCGCCGCGCCCTCCCCGGCGCAGGCGGCACGTCCCGCTGCCCCCAAGCCCGGCGCCCCGGCCCCCAAGCCGGCCGCCGCCGAGGCCCCCAAGAGCAGCACCCCGTCCACGGCGCCGGCCCCCGGCCCGCGTCCGGGTCCCAAGCCCGCGCCGGCCAAGCCCGCCCCGGCGGCTCCGGTCCCCGCGGCCGAGTTCTCGGCTCCGGCGGCCCAGGCCCCCGCGCCGCAGCAGCAGGCCCCGCGTCCCGCGGGTGCCACCCCCGGCCCGCGTCCGGCCGCCCGTCCCGCCGCCTCCGGCGGTCAGGGCGAGCGCCAGGGCGGCCAGGGTGCCCGTCCCGGCGGCGCTCCGCGTCCCGCCGCGGGCGAGCGCGCCCCGCGTCCGGGCGGTGCCCGTCCGGCCGGTCCGCGCCCCGGCAACAACCCCTTCACCTCCGGCGGCTCCACCGGTATGGCGCGTCCGCAGACGCCCCGTCCCGGCGGTGGCGCGCCCCGTCCCGGCGGCGCCGGTGCCCCCGGTGGCGCCCCGCGTCCGCAGGGCGGTCCCGGCGGTGCTCCGCGTCCCCAGGGCCAGGGCGCTCCGCGTCCGACCCCGGGCGGTATGCCCCGCCCGCAGGGCGGCGCCCCGCGTCCGGGCGGTGCCCCGGGCGGCGGCGGTAACCGTCCCAACCCCGGCATGATGCCGCAGCGTCCCGCTGCGGGCCCGCGTCCCGGCGGCGGCCCCGGTGGCCGTGGTCCCGGTGGCCCCGGTGGCCGTCCGGGCGGCGCCGGCCGTCCTGCGGGCGGGGGCTTCGCCGGCCGTCCGGCCGGTCCCGGCGGCGGCGGTCGTCCCGGTGGCGGCGGTGGCTTCGGCGGCCGTCCCGGCGGTGGCGGCGGCGCTCCCGGTGGTGGCGGCGGCTTCGGCGGCGGTCGTCCCGGCTTCGCCGGTCGTCCCGGCGGCCCCGGTGGCCGTGGCGGCACGCAGGGTGCCTTCGGCCGTCCCGGCGGGCCCGCCCGTCGCGGTCGCAAGTCGAAGCGTCAGAGGCGCCAGGAGTACGAGGCCATGCAGGCCCCGTCGGTCGGCGGCGTGATGCTGCCCCGCGGCAACGGCGAGACCGTTCGCCTGTCGCGCGGTGCTTCGCTCACCGACTTCGCGGAGAAGATCAACGCCAACCCGGCGTCGCTGGTCGCGGTCATGATGAACCTCGGCGAGATGGTCACTGCCACGCAGTCCGTCTCCGACGAGACCCTCCAGCTCCTCGCGGGCGAGATGAACTACCAGGTTCAGATCGTCAGCCCGGAGGAGGAGGACCGCGAGCTGCTCGAGTCCTTCGACATCGAGTTCGGCGAGGACGAGGGCGGCGAGGAGTACCTCGTGGCGCGTCCGCCGGTCGTCACCGTCATGGGTCACGTCGACCACGGAAAGACCCGACTGCTCGACGCGATCCGCAAGACGAACGTCGTGGCGGGCGAGGCCGGTGGCATCACCCAGCACATCGGTGCCTACCAGGTCGGTACCGAGGTCAACGGCGAAGAGCGCAAGATCACCTTCATCGACACCCCGGGTCACGAGGCGTTCACCGCCATGCGTGCCCGTGGTGCGAAGTCGACCGACATCGCGATCCTCGTGGTCGCGGCCAACGACGGCGTCATGCCGCAGACGATCGAGGCGCTCAACCACGCCAAGGCCGCCGGCGTCCCGATCGTCGTCGCGGTCAACAAGATCGACGTCGAGGGTGCGGACCCGGTCAAGGTCCGCGGTCAGCTGACCGAGTTCGGTCTGGTGGCCGAGGAGTACGGCGGCGACACCATGTTCGTCGACATCTCCGCCAAGCAGGGTCTGCACATCGACTCCCTGCTGGAGGCCGTCGTCCTCACCGCCGACGCCTCGCTCGACCTGCGGGCCAACCCGGAGCAGGACGCGCAGGGCATCGCGATCGAGGCCCACCTCGACCGCGGCCGCGGCGCCGTCGCCACCGTCCTCGTCCAGCGCGGTACCCTCCGCGTCGGCGACACGATGGTCGCCGGTGACGCCTACGGCCGAGTGCGCGCCATGCTCGACGACAAGGGCGAGAACGTGGAAGAGGCGGGTCCGTCGACCCCGGTCCTCGTCCTCGGTCTCACCAACGTCCCGGGCGCGGGCGACAACTTCCTGGTGGTCGACGAGGACCGTACGGCCCGTCAGATCGCCGAGAAGCGCGCCGCCCGCGAGCGCAACGCCGCGTTCGCCAAGCGCACCCGCCGGGTGTCCCTCGAGGACCTCGACAAGGTGCTCAAGGCCGGTCTGGTCCAGGACCTCAACATCATCATCAAGGGCGACGCGTCCGGTGCGGTCGAGGCTCTCGAGTCCTCGCTGCTCCAGCTCGACGTCGGTGAAGAGGTCGACATCCGCATCCTGCACCGCGGTGTGGGTGCGGTCACCGAGTCCGACATCGACCTGGCGATGGGCTCCGACGCCATCGTCATCGGCTACAACGTCCGTGCGGCCGGCCGTGCCGCGCAGATGGCGGAGCGCGAGGGCGTCGACGTCCGCTACTACTCGGTGATCTACCAGGCCATCGAGGAGATCGAGGCGGCCCTCAAGGGCATGCTGAAGCCGGAGTACGAGGAGGTCGAGCTCGGCACCGCGGAGATCCGCGAGGTCTTCCGCTCGTCCAAGCTCGGCAACATCGCGGGTGTGCTCATCCGCTCCGGCGAGGTCAAGCGGAACACGAAGGCCCGCCTCCTCCGGGACGGCAAGGTCATCGCGGAGAACCTCAACATCGAGGGTCTGCGCCGCTTCAAGGACGACGTCACCGAGATCCGCGAAGGCTTCGAGGGCGGTATCAACCTCGGAAACTTCAACGACATCAAGATCGACGACGTCATCGCGACGTACGAGATGCGCGAGAAGCCGCGCGGCTGA
- a CDS encoding serine protease codes for MGRGDGDGGRETLVRICDLAGRTRGTGFVADDRGTVVTSHEAVDGLTRVVLHAPGERTCLAEADAVTPLPEADLALVRTEGLGVRPLPVAARESVAAGTYVRIAAHGWREARVLGESPVTYTATDRFHLLGSALELAIGTEGADALRLGGEAAGGPVLDAATGAVLGVLGTALHAAHRAAGFAVPLRPDGGPLEELLRRNAATVPGYGEDLNLAGALQLTATSVGSAGGPGARQDPVERRLTVRHFTDFAAGRASVLGLVGDPGTGRTTELAALAARRARGPEPAPTVWLRGADLRAGDGSVADAVARALRQAGRIVAAAGAPGDMECATPERVARLASDAGRPLLVLLDGPEEMPPVLAHRLPEWTAGTAAWLRAAGARLVVACRPEHWEQAGALFPPDALHPAEASRLPHAVRIGDLSRKEATRARERYGIPDNALADRAGRHPLTLRLLAEVRDALPGEVPGRPGREDVFAAHLDLMCLRIAVRLAAARRPALRGTAVRRLAARVSGRVHEAARRCLGPGQGELDRENFEEIFPWRTGWASAVLTEGLLVPAGSGYRFAHEELADWLQAAHLDLDGALHALVHRWCEDATAAADRAPARLPSRPGTSGPAGRSEDDAAYVPPPPGSRAAAGTGEEEPAGPPHPGVPDQRRSPRSEDGRRGRRFRPGPVPPAPGTRPAPPEDEPRTLPVPRHRIGPVLQALLLLDREHGADRLAPRLAKLVDALDRLAEGPGAGGQDRMEDARWWAVHLLGQTLLRVPEPRAYLCVLRLLADRISERSVRAGGPGQLCGLGEFGPWFWQRLRIGDDRRIELMRRLVPADGAPGAAPGWERYLDAVDRRLAAEPRSVQPLLCRWFTDERPLPAPPGSEMRPTVAGAAQALLYARRSLAIDDLTEALVATAHARADELLAALAEDEPSALCRAVDRWAHDDRPERRVAAAAYGPRVAPYVTTGADRDLLRYAALALLARSADTPLHGAALGLLIRDPRTRARYLDKTLARYAGGDPRLPAAALTAALTTHPEPVLAAFQARLEQPGDGAAEVLGALAEINTPALARRAAALVRAYLDRHPEGADHAAAFVERRLEYGPAARAVLFPLVTSVLRGCSPQVRRALAPVLAAPGSRTSRPLRAELLDVLLEYERYESRDPAVLHALLRAAALGAEARPEARTRDLVHRTGLLLVRTPEGASCFDRRVVELAREVPEFAVQVAGWLVQAPHEWSAVIGPSARRTVETLAVPMPMRAEPAGHGSLRPV; via the coding sequence ATGGGACGCGGGGACGGCGACGGGGGCCGGGAGACGCTGGTACGGATCTGCGATCTGGCGGGACGTACCCGGGGCACCGGATTCGTCGCCGACGACCGCGGCACCGTGGTCACCAGCCACGAGGCGGTGGACGGGCTCACCCGGGTGGTGCTGCACGCGCCCGGCGAGCGCACCTGCCTCGCCGAGGCCGACGCGGTCACCCCGCTGCCGGAGGCCGACCTCGCCCTGGTGCGCACCGAGGGCCTGGGAGTGCGGCCGCTGCCCGTCGCCGCCCGGGAGTCGGTCGCCGCGGGCACGTACGTACGGATCGCCGCGCACGGCTGGCGCGAGGCGCGGGTGCTCGGCGAGTCGCCCGTCACCTACACCGCCACCGACCGCTTCCACCTCCTCGGCTCCGCCCTGGAGCTGGCGATCGGCACCGAGGGCGCCGACGCGCTGCGGCTCGGCGGCGAGGCCGCGGGAGGGCCGGTCCTGGACGCGGCGACCGGTGCGGTGCTCGGGGTGCTCGGCACCGCGCTGCACGCGGCGCACCGGGCGGCCGGATTCGCGGTGCCGCTGCGGCCCGACGGGGGCCCGCTCGAAGAGCTGCTGCGGCGCAACGCGGCGACCGTGCCGGGGTACGGCGAGGACCTGAACCTGGCGGGCGCGCTCCAGCTCACCGCGACCTCGGTGGGCTCGGCCGGCGGCCCCGGAGCACGCCAGGACCCGGTCGAACGGCGGCTCACCGTACGGCACTTCACGGACTTCGCGGCGGGGCGGGCCAGTGTGCTCGGCCTGGTCGGAGACCCCGGCACCGGCCGCACCACCGAGCTCGCCGCACTCGCCGCCCGCCGCGCCCGGGGCCCGGAGCCCGCCCCCACGGTGTGGCTGCGCGGCGCGGACCTGCGCGCGGGCGACGGCTCGGTGGCCGACGCGGTGGCGCGGGCGCTGCGCCAGGCGGGCCGGATCGTGGCGGCCGCGGGCGCTCCCGGAGACATGGAGTGCGCCACCCCGGAGCGGGTGGCACGGCTGGCCTCGGACGCCGGGCGCCCGCTGCTCGTCCTGCTCGACGGGCCCGAGGAGATGCCGCCCGTGCTCGCGCACCGGCTGCCCGAGTGGACGGCCGGTACGGCGGCGTGGCTGCGCGCGGCCGGGGCGCGGCTCGTGGTGGCCTGCCGCCCCGAGCACTGGGAGCAGGCCGGGGCGCTCTTCCCGCCGGACGCGCTGCACCCGGCCGAGGCGTCCCGGCTGCCGCACGCCGTGCGGATCGGCGACCTCTCCCGCAAGGAGGCCACCCGGGCCCGCGAGCGGTACGGCATCCCGGACAACGCCCTGGCCGACCGGGCCGGGCGGCATCCGCTGACGCTGCGGCTGCTCGCCGAGGTGCGCGACGCGCTGCCGGGCGAGGTGCCGGGCCGCCCCGGGCGCGAGGACGTCTTCGCCGCGCATCTGGATCTGATGTGCCTGCGCATCGCGGTACGGCTGGCGGCCGCCCGGCGCCCCGCACTGCGCGGCACGGCGGTGCGGCGGCTGGCCGCTCGGGTCTCGGGCCGGGTCCACGAGGCGGCCCGGCGCTGTCTGGGCCCGGGCCAGGGCGAGCTGGACCGCGAGAACTTCGAGGAGATCTTCCCCTGGCGCACCGGCTGGGCGTCCGCGGTCCTCACCGAGGGGCTGCTCGTCCCGGCGGGCTCCGGCTACCGCTTCGCGCACGAGGAGCTGGCCGACTGGCTCCAGGCCGCCCACCTCGACCTGGACGGGGCCCTGCACGCCCTGGTCCACCGCTGGTGCGAGGACGCCACGGCCGCCGCCGACCGGGCCCCGGCCCGCCTGCCGTCCCGCCCGGGCACCAGCGGCCCGGCCGGGCGTAGCGAGGACGACGCGGCCTATGTGCCGCCACCCCCGGGGTCGCGCGCTGCCGCCGGCACGGGCGAGGAGGAGCCCGCCGGGCCGCCGCACCCCGGCGTCCCCGACCAGCGCCGCTCGCCGCGCAGTGAGGACGGCAGGCGGGGGCGGCGGTTCCGGCCGGGCCCGGTGCCGCCCGCGCCCGGGACGCGGCCCGCGCCCCCCGAGGACGAGCCCCGCACCCTCCCGGTGCCCCGGCACCGCATCGGCCCCGTCCTCCAGGCCCTGCTGCTCCTGGACCGCGAGCACGGGGCCGACCGGCTCGCCCCGCGCCTGGCGAAGCTGGTGGACGCGCTCGACCGGCTGGCGGAGGGCCCCGGCGCGGGCGGGCAGGACCGGATGGAGGACGCCCGCTGGTGGGCCGTCCATCTGCTCGGGCAGACGCTGCTGCGGGTGCCCGAGCCCCGTGCGTACCTCTGTGTGCTGCGGCTGCTCGCCGACCGGATCAGCGAGCGGTCGGTGCGCGCGGGCGGGCCGGGACAACTCTGCGGGCTGGGGGAGTTCGGGCCGTGGTTCTGGCAGCGGCTGCGGATCGGCGACGACCGCCGCATCGAGCTGATGCGGCGCCTTGTGCCCGCCGACGGGGCGCCGGGCGCGGCGCCGGGGTGGGAGCGGTACCTGGACGCCGTGGACCGGCGGCTCGCGGCCGAGCCCCGGAGCGTACAGCCGCTGCTGTGCCGGTGGTTCACCGACGAGCGGCCGCTGCCCGCGCCGCCGGGCAGCGAGATGCGCCCGACGGTGGCCGGGGCCGCGCAGGCCCTGCTCTACGCCCGCCGCTCGCTGGCCATCGATGACCTCACCGAGGCGCTGGTCGCCACCGCGCACGCCCGCGCCGACGAACTCCTGGCGGCGCTGGCCGAGGACGAGCCGTCCGCGCTCTGCCGGGCCGTGGACCGCTGGGCCCACGACGACCGGCCCGAACGGCGGGTGGCGGCTGCCGCGTACGGGCCGCGCGTCGCGCCGTACGTCACCACCGGCGCCGACCGCGACCTGCTGCGCTACGCCGCGCTCGCCCTGCTCGCCCGGTCCGCCGACACCCCGCTGCACGGCGCCGCGCTCGGGCTGCTCATCCGCGACCCGCGTACCCGCGCCCGCTACCTCGACAAGACGCTCGCGCGGTACGCGGGCGGCGATCCCCGGCTGCCCGCCGCCGCGCTCACCGCCGCCCTCACCACCCACCCCGAGCCGGTGCTCGCCGCCTTCCAGGCGCGTCTGGAGCAGCCGGGCGACGGCGCGGCCGAGGTGCTGGGGGCGCTCGCCGAGATCAACACGCCCGCGCTCGCGCGCCGCGCGGCAGCCCTGGTCCGCGCCTATCTGGACCGCCACCCGGAGGGCGCGGACCACGCCGCCGCGTTCGTGGAGCGGCGCCTGGAGTACGGACCGGCCGCGAGGGCCGTGCTGTTCCCGCTGGTCACGTCCGTACTGCGAGGCTGTTCGCCGCAGGTGCGGCGGGCGCTGGCGCCGGTGCTCGCCGCGCCCGGCAGCCGTACCTCGCGCCCTCTGCGGGCCGAGCTCCTGGACGTACTCCTCGAATACGAGCGGTACGAGTCGCGGGACCCGGCGGTCCTGCACGCCCTGCTGCGGGCGGCGGCCCTGGGAGCCGAGGCGCGGCCCGAGGCGCGCACCCGCGACCTGGTCCACCGCACCGGGCTGCTCCTGGTGCGCACCCCCGAAGGCGCCTCCTGCTTCGACCGCCGGGTCGTCGAGCTGGCCAGGGAAGTACCGGAATTCGCCGTTCAGGTGGCGGGCTGGCTGGTGCAGGCACCGCACGAGTGGTCGGCGGTGATCGGGCCGAGCGCCCGCCGCACGGTCGAGACGCTTGCGGTGCCCATGCCGATGCGGGCCGAGCCCGCCGGGCATGGCAGTCTTAGACCTGTGTGA
- the rbfA gene encoding 30S ribosome-binding factor RbfA gives MADNARAKKLADLIREVVAQKLQRGIKDPRLGTHVTITDTRVTGDLREATVFYTVYGDDEDRASAAAGLESAKGILRSAVGSAAGTKFTPTLTFVADALPENAKTIEDLLDKARASDAAVREVSSGAKYAGDADPYKKPDEDDEGTAAE, from the coding sequence GTGGCCGACAACGCGCGGGCGAAGAAGCTGGCGGACCTCATCCGGGAGGTGGTCGCCCAGAAGCTGCAGCGCGGCATCAAGGACCCGCGCCTCGGTACGCATGTGACCATCACGGACACCAGGGTCACCGGCGACCTGCGGGAGGCCACGGTCTTCTACACGGTCTACGGCGACGACGAGGACCGGGCCAGCGCGGCCGCCGGACTGGAGAGCGCCAAGGGCATCCTGCGCTCCGCGGTCGGCTCCGCCGCCGGCACCAAGTTCACGCCGACCCTGACGTTCGTGGCGGACGCCCTCCCGGAGAACGCCAAGACGATCGAGGACCTCCTCGACAAGGCGCGGGCCTCGGACGCCGCGGTGCGCGAGGTCTCCTCGGGCGCCAAGTACGCCGGCGACGCCGACCCGTACAAGAAGCCTGACGAGGACGACGAGGGTACCGCCGCCGAATGA
- the truB gene encoding tRNA pseudouridine(55) synthase TruB, with protein sequence MSNVQKTPDGLVIVDKPSGFTSHDVVAKMRGIAKTRRVGHAGTLDPMATGVLVLGVERATKLLGHLALTEKEYLGTIRLGQDTVTDDAEGEITSSTDASKVTREGIDAGVAALTGAIMQVPSKVSAIKIDGKRSYARVRGGEEFEIPARPVTVSSFRVYDVREAVAEDGTPVVDLVVSVVCSSGTYIRALARDLGAGLGVGGHLTALRRTRVGPYGLDAARTLDQLQEELTVMPVAEAAAAAFARWDVDERRAGLLLNGVRLDMPEVYGEGKPVAVYGPGERLLALVESQRGKAKSLAVFG encoded by the coding sequence ATGAGCAACGTACAGAAGACGCCGGACGGCCTTGTCATCGTCGACAAGCCGTCCGGCTTCACTTCGCACGACGTCGTGGCCAAGATGCGCGGGATCGCCAAGACCCGCAGGGTCGGCCACGCGGGCACGCTCGACCCGATGGCGACGGGCGTGCTCGTGCTGGGCGTCGAGCGCGCCACCAAGCTGCTCGGGCACCTCGCCCTGACCGAGAAGGAGTACCTCGGTACGATCCGCCTCGGCCAGGACACCGTCACCGACGACGCCGAGGGCGAGATCACCTCGTCCACCGACGCCTCGAAGGTGACCCGCGAGGGCATCGACGCCGGTGTCGCGGCGCTGACCGGCGCCATCATGCAGGTCCCGTCGAAGGTCTCGGCCATCAAGATCGACGGCAAGCGCTCCTACGCGCGCGTGCGCGGCGGCGAGGAGTTCGAGATCCCGGCCCGGCCGGTGACGGTCTCCTCGTTCCGGGTGTACGACGTGCGCGAGGCGGTGGCCGAGGACGGCACCCCCGTCGTCGACCTGGTCGTCTCGGTGGTCTGCTCCTCCGGTACGTACATCCGCGCCCTCGCCCGCGACCTGGGCGCCGGGCTCGGCGTCGGCGGTCATCTGACGGCGCTGCGGCGCACCCGGGTCGGGCCCTACGGCCTGGACGCGGCCCGCACGCTCGACCAGCTCCAGGAGGAGCTGACGGTGATGCCGGTCGCCGAGGCTGCGGCCGCCGCGTTCGCCCGCTGGGACGTGGACGAGCGGCGCGCCGGGCTGCTCCTGAACGGGGTGCGCCTGGACATGCCCGAGGTGTACGGCGAGGGCAAGCCGGTCGCCGTCTACGGGCCGGGCGAGCGCCTCCTCGCGCTCGTCGAGAGCCAGCGCGGCAAGGCGAAGAGCCTGGCGGTGTTCGGCTAG
- a CDS encoding DUF503 domain-containing protein, which translates to MYVGTLSFDLLLGDVRSLKEKRSVVRPIVAELQRKYAVSAAEVGDQDLHRRAEIGLAVVSGDTGHLTDVLDRCERMVAARPEVELLSVRRRLHSDED; encoded by the coding sequence ATGTATGTGGGGACGCTGTCCTTCGACCTGCTCCTCGGCGACGTACGGTCGCTGAAGGAAAAACGCTCCGTCGTGCGGCCGATCGTCGCCGAACTCCAGCGCAAGTACGCGGTGAGCGCGGCGGAAGTCGGCGACCAGGACCTCCATCGCAGGGCCGAGATCGGCCTGGCGGTGGTCTCCGGCGACACGGGGCACCTCACAGACGTACTCGACCGGTGCGAGCGCATGGTCGCCGCCCGGCCCGAGGTGGAGCTGCTGTCGGTGCGACGCAGGCTCCACAGTGACGAAGACTGA
- the nusA gene encoding transcription termination factor NusA, which yields MDIDMSALRGLVREKEISFDLLVEAIESALLIAYHRTEGSFRRARVKLDRENGHVTVWAKEDPADLEEGQEAKEFDDTPTGFGRIAATTAKQVILQRLRDAEDDITFGEFAGREGDVITGVVQQGKDPKNVLVDIGKMEAMLPVQEQVPGEEYTHGLRLRTYVVRVAKGVRGPSVTLSRTHPNLVKKLFALEVPEIADGSVEISAIAREAGHRTKIAVRSTRSGLNAKGACIGPMGGRVRNVMAELHGEKIDIVDWSDDPAEMVANALSPARVSRVEVVDLAARSARVTVPDYQLSLAIGKEGQNARLAARLTGWRIDIRPDTEQPSEQD from the coding sequence ATGGACATCGACATGAGTGCCCTGCGGGGTTTGGTACGGGAGAAGGAGATCTCCTTCGACCTGCTGGTCGAGGCCATCGAGTCGGCCCTCCTCATCGCCTACCACCGCACCGAGGGAAGCTTCCGCCGCGCGCGCGTCAAGCTCGACCGCGAGAACGGTCATGTGACCGTGTGGGCGAAGGAAGACCCGGCCGACCTGGAAGAGGGCCAGGAGGCCAAGGAGTTCGACGACACCCCGACCGGCTTCGGCCGCATCGCCGCCACCACCGCCAAGCAGGTCATCCTGCAGCGGCTGCGCGACGCCGAGGACGACATCACCTTCGGTGAGTTCGCCGGGCGCGAGGGCGACGTGATCACCGGTGTCGTGCAGCAGGGCAAGGACCCGAAGAACGTCCTGGTCGACATCGGCAAGATGGAGGCCATGCTCCCGGTGCAGGAGCAGGTCCCGGGCGAGGAGTACACCCACGGACTGCGCCTTCGTACGTACGTCGTACGGGTGGCGAAGGGCGTGCGCGGTCCCTCGGTGACGCTCTCGCGCACCCACCCCAATCTGGTGAAGAAGCTCTTCGCCCTGGAGGTGCCGGAGATCGCGGACGGCTCGGTGGAGATCTCCGCCATCGCCCGTGAGGCCGGTCACCGTACGAAGATCGCGGTCCGCTCGACCCGCAGCGGTCTGAACGCCAAGGGCGCCTGCATCGGCCCGATGGGCGGCCGGGTGCGCAACGTCATGGCCGAGCTGCACGGCGAGAAGATCGACATCGTCGACTGGTCGGACGACCCGGCCGAGATGGTGGCGAACGCGCTCTCCCCGGCCCGGGTCTCCCGGGTCGAGGTGGTGGACCTCGCGGCCCGCTCCGCGCGGGTCACCGTGCCCGACTACCAGCTCTCGCTGGCCATCGGCAAGGAGGGTCAGAACGCCCGGCTCGCCGCGCGGCTCACCGGCTGGCGCATCGACATCCGGCCGGACACGGAGCAGCCCTCCGAGCAGGACTGA
- a CDS encoding bifunctional riboflavin kinase/FAD synthetase, translating to MQRWRGLEDIPQDWGRSVVTIGSYDGVHRGHQVIIGRAVERARELGIPSVVVTFDPHPSEVVRPGSHPPLLAPHHRRAELMADLGVDALLILPFTSEFSKLSPAEFVVKALVDKLHARVVVEGPNFRFGHKAAGNVEFLAELGETYDYEVDVIDHFVSGEAGGGQPFSSTLTRRLVAEGDVAGAAEILGRPHRVEGVVVRGAQRGRELGYPTANVETLPHTAIPADGVYAGWLTAAGERMPAAISVGTNPQFDGTERTVEAYAIDRVGLDLYGLHVAVDFLAYVRGQEKFESIEALLEAIARDVKRSTELIEADEARGA from the coding sequence GTGCAGCGCTGGCGTGGCTTGGAGGACATTCCCCAGGACTGGGGACGCAGCGTCGTCACCATCGGCTCCTACGACGGGGTGCACCGCGGGCATCAGGTGATCATCGGGCGGGCCGTGGAGCGCGCCCGCGAGCTGGGCATCCCGTCGGTCGTGGTGACCTTCGACCCGCACCCCAGCGAGGTCGTGCGCCCCGGCAGCCACCCGCCGCTGCTCGCCCCGCACCACCGGCGCGCCGAGCTGATGGCGGACCTCGGGGTGGACGCGCTGCTCATCCTCCCCTTCACCAGCGAGTTCTCGAAGCTGTCGCCGGCCGAGTTCGTGGTCAAGGCGCTCGTCGACAAGCTGCACGCGCGCGTGGTCGTCGAGGGCCCCAACTTCCGCTTCGGCCACAAGGCGGCCGGCAACGTGGAGTTCCTGGCCGAGCTGGGCGAGACGTACGACTACGAGGTGGACGTCATCGACCACTTCGTCAGCGGCGAGGCGGGCGGCGGGCAGCCGTTCTCCTCGACCCTGACCCGGCGCCTGGTCGCCGAGGGCGATGTGGCGGGCGCGGCCGAGATCCTGGGCCGCCCGCACCGGGTCGAGGGCGTCGTGGTGCGCGGCGCGCAGCGCGGCCGCGAGCTGGGCTACCCGACGGCGAACGTGGAGACCTTGCCGCACACCGCGATCCCCGCGGACGGCGTGTACGCGGGCTGGCTCACCGCCGCCGGCGAGCGGATGCCCGCCGCGATCTCGGTCGGCACCAACCCGCAGTTCGACGGCACCGAGCGCACGGTCGAGGCGTACGCGATCGACCGCGTGGGGCTCGATCTGTACGGGCTGCACGTCGCGGTCGACTTCCTCGCGTATGTGCGCGGCCAGGAGAAGTTCGAGTCGATCGAGGCACTGCTCGAAGCGATCGCGCGCGATGTGAAGCGCTCGACGGAACTGATCGAGGCGGACGAGGCACGCGGCGCCTAG
- a CDS encoding YlxR family protein has product MSGRTHARACPERTCVGCRERAAKTDLLRIVEVEGACVPDPRGTLPGRGAYVHPASVCLDLAVRRRALSRAFKVKEPLDSEAVRQHVEQAAP; this is encoded by the coding sequence GTGTCTGGCCGGACGCATGCCCGCGCATGCCCTGAGCGCACCTGTGTGGGGTGCCGGGAGCGAGCGGCCAAGACCGATTTGCTGCGCATCGTGGAGGTCGAGGGCGCTTGCGTCCCCGATCCTCGCGGTACGCTGCCCGGCCGGGGTGCGTACGTTCACCCCGCCTCGGTCTGTCTCGACCTGGCGGTCCGCCGCCGGGCGCTCTCCCGGGCCTTCAAGGTCAAGGAGCCGCTGGACAGCGAGGCCGTGCGTCAGCACGTCGAGCAGGCAGCACCGTAA